The DNA window GGTGGTAACTCTTCTTCTGCTGCGTCATCGCGCTCTACATCGTCCCTGAAGTGTTATGTTAACACTGTCAACATTTTGTGCTATACTTCAATGTTAACAGCATCAACATCGGAGCATACCATGACAGAGCAAATCGAAGCTCGCGACTTATTTCGCGCCGCCTACGAAAACCGTTACACCTGGGACAAAAACTTTCCCGGTTATACGATGAATGTCACCTTAAAACAAGGCGATAAGGTAGTTACGGGTAAAGCGCGCGTCAATCGCGATCTCAAAGCGGAAGTTTTCGACGTAACCGATGAGGAAGCGAAGAAAGAAATCCACAATCAACTCTGGGAAACATCGATTCACCGCATTCGCCGTACTTTTGATGAAACTCACGGCAACAATACCTTTAGTTTCGGCGATACGGATGAAACCGGAGCGGTTGAAATTCTGATGGGCGGAAAAGCAGAAGGCGATCGCTACAAACTCCGCGATAATGAAGTGTGTTTGGTTCACCGCCATATCCACGGCGTTGTCGTCACCATTCACACTTTCAGCAGTCACAATACCGGAGAAGGATATCTTTCTCATCGTTACGACTCCCTGTATACCGATCCTAAAACTGGCGAACCGAAAGGCAGCCGTAGCGAGTTTGAGGATACTTACGAGAAAGTCGGCGATTACTATATTTTGAGCGATCGCGTCATCCGTTCTGACGACGGCGACGTAACGGAGTTCGGATTCTCTGAAATTAAACTGCTCGAACCCGCATTAGTTTAAGCACCTGAACTGATATTACCGCAAGCGTAGAGACATAATTTTATCTATCCTTTTGTCTCGCGCAATTCACCCAAAAACGACAAAACCCCCGCTCCCACAGTAAGGAGAAGGGGTTTTGCTTTAACCATTATTGAGTTTAAAAACTCGAACAGTTGAGCTTAGCCGTTGATCGAAGGTGCGGTTAAAGCTACAGGTGCTTGTTCGCCACTTGCCAAGTCTAACGGGAAGTTGTGAGCGTTGCGCTCGTGCATTACTTCAAAGCCCAAGTTCGCACGGTTCAGTACGTCTGCCCAGGTATTCACCACTCGACCTTGAGAATCAAGGATCGATTGGTTGAAGTTGAACCCGTTCAGGTTGAATGCCATCGTGCTGATTCCCATTGCCGTGAACCAGATTCC is part of the Oscillatoria sp. FACHB-1406 genome and encodes:
- a CDS encoding DUF3386 domain-containing protein; translation: MTEQIEARDLFRAAYENRYTWDKNFPGYTMNVTLKQGDKVVTGKARVNRDLKAEVFDVTDEEAKKEIHNQLWETSIHRIRRTFDETHGNNTFSFGDTDETGAVEILMGGKAEGDRYKLRDNEVCLVHRHIHGVVVTIHTFSSHNTGEGYLSHRYDSLYTDPKTGEPKGSRSEFEDTYEKVGDYYILSDRVIRSDDGDVTEFGFSEIKLLEPALV